One segment of Solanum stenotomum isolate F172 chromosome 1, ASM1918654v1, whole genome shotgun sequence DNA contains the following:
- the LOC125858894 gene encoding receptor-like cytosolic serine/threonine-protein kinase RBK2 — METILEHSVSPCENTCNNVDEEESDEELFKVGPKLLFCASSISLTAEEFRSLSVGEDHDMDEDSTREVIKEDKVNEESIREASENQTDQSETTTSKPSTSDSDGWQGFIKRLKKGPSIQLHTFHPTIPSLPSLPSIKMLSKRKSRSARRSMPMLPAPILDADLQQCFEANWKNFSLTELKQATNNFSSDNLIGEGGYSEVYKGLLKDGQPVAVKRLTRGSQEEMTSDYLSELGILVHVKHANVANVIGYGVEGGMHLVLPLSPHGSLANMLSGDRGKLTWQVRYNIALGTAAGLAYLHEGCQRRIIHRDIKAANVLLTEDFEAQITDFGLAKWLPDKWTHLTVSQVEGTFGYLPPEFFMHGIVDEKTDVYAFGVLLLEIVSGRPALDEARNSVVMWAKPLLLNKKNSEIVDPSLGDAYDLEQLNQILMVASLCIQQFSTDRPSMIQVEQMLVSVDGILQSKKKFQRWPPLKRRCAIELDALLESP; from the exons ATGGAAACTATTCTTGAACATTCGGTTTCTCCATg TGAGAATACCTGCAATAATGTTGATGAAGAAGAGTCCGATGAGGAGCTTTTCAAGGTTGGACCCAAGCTACTATTTTGTGCTTCCTCCATTTCACTCACCGCGGAAG AGTTTCGAAGTCTAAGCGTGGGGGAAGATCATGATATGGATGAGGATTCTACTAGAGAAGTTATCAAAGAGGATAAAGTAAATGAGGAGTCGATAAGAGAAGCTTCGGAGAATCAGACAGATCAGTCTGAAACAACTACTTCCAAGCCAAGCACTTCAGATTCAGATGGTTGGCAAGGATTCATTAAAAGATTAAAGAAAGGACCATCTATACAGTTGCATACGTTCCATCCTACCATTCCTTCGCTACCTTCATTACCTTCCATAAAGATGCtatccaaaagaaaaagtaggaGTGCACGACGTAGCATGCCAATGCTGCCAGCTCCTATTCTAGATGCTGATTTGCAACAGTGCTTTGAAGCTAACTGGAAGAATTTCTCCCTCACAGAACTTAAGCAAGCTACCAACAACTTTAGCTCTG ATAACTTGATTGGTGAGGGAGGTTATTCTGAAGTATACAAGGGACTTCTCAAAGATGGCCAACCTGTGGCAGTGAAAAGGTTGACCAGAGGATCTCAAGAGGAAATGACGTCGGACTACTTATCTGAGCTAGGAATTTTAGTACATGTCAAACATGCAAATGTTGCCAATGTAATTGGCTACGGAGTCGAAGGGGGGATGCACCTTGTTCTTCCTTTGTCTCCTCATGGAAGCTTAGCCAATATGCTCAGTG GTGACAGGGGTAAATTGACTTGGCAAGTAAGGTATAATATTGCTCTTGGCACTGCAGCAGGTCTTGCATATCTTCACGAGGGCTGCCAGAGGCGGATTATCCACAGAGATATCAAGGCTGCTAATGTATTGTTGACAGAAGATTTTGAGGCTCAG ATAACTGATTTTGGACTTGCAAAATGGCTCCCTGATAAGTGGACTCACCTCACTGTATCGCAGGTTGAAGGAACCTTTGG ATACCTCCCTCCTGAGTTCTTTATGCATGGCATTGTGGATGAAAAAACTGATGTGTATGCTTTTGGTGTGTTACTGTTGGAGATCGTTTCTGGACGTCCAGCTTTGGATGAAGCTCGTAATAGTGTTGTGATGTGG GCAAAACCATTGCTTCTCAACAAGAAAAATAGTGAGATAGTCGATCCATCACTCGGAGATGCATACGACTTAGAACAGCTTAATCAGATTCTTATGGTTGCCTCATTGTGCATACAACAATTTTCAACAGATAGGCCTTCAATGATCCAG GTTGAACAAATGTTAGTTTCTGTTGACGGAATTCTACAGAGCAAGAAAAAGTTTCAAAGGTGGCCTCCCCTAAAGCGAAGATGCGCCATAGAGCTGGATGCACTACTTGAGTCACCCTAA